A DNA window from Pedomonas mirosovicensis contains the following coding sequences:
- a CDS encoding DMT family transporter — protein sequence MTITGGLWRPGLVVGTLFALEYLFVGEGLRFTNASRMAIFLYTAPIFAALGLHWKLPTERLKPLQWGGILLAFLGIIVTFAGKSGAADSHAANRWIGDLLGLAAGMSLGATTVAIRFSRLSNASATVTLQYQLIGAFVILLVSAFALGQTQVRFTAISLGSLAFQSIIVSFLSFIVWFALLRVYLASRLGVLSFMTPLFGIGFGVWLLHEPLEFSFAIGSAMVLAGILMVSGHKWLRQSRKPVSA from the coding sequence CTGACGATAACCGGCGGCCTATGGCGGCCGGGTCTTGTGGTCGGCACCCTGTTCGCGCTGGAATATCTCTTCGTCGGCGAGGGGCTGCGCTTCACCAATGCCTCGCGCATGGCGATCTTCCTCTATACCGCGCCCATCTTCGCGGCGCTCGGCCTGCACTGGAAGCTGCCAACCGAGCGGCTGAAGCCCCTCCAGTGGGGCGGGATCCTTCTGGCGTTCCTTGGCATCATCGTCACCTTCGCGGGCAAGAGTGGCGCGGCGGACAGCCATGCCGCCAACCGCTGGATCGGCGATCTGCTCGGCCTTGCCGCCGGCATGTCGCTGGGCGCGACCACAGTGGCGATTCGCTTTTCCCGGCTTTCCAACGCATCAGCGACCGTTACCCTGCAATATCAGCTGATCGGCGCGTTCGTGATCCTGCTCGTCTCGGCGTTTGCGCTGGGGCAGACCCAGGTTCGCTTCACGGCCATTTCGCTTGGCAGCCTTGCCTTCCAGTCGATCATCGTCTCGTTCCTCAGCTTCATCGTCTGGTTCGCGCTGCTGCGGGTCTATCTCGCCTCGCGGCTTGGCGTGCTGTCGTTCATGACGCCGCTGTTCGGCATTGGTTTTGGCGTGTGGCTGCTGCACGAACCGCTGGAGTTCAGCTTTGCCATCGGCTCGGCCATGGTGCTGGCGGGCATCCTCATGGTCAGCGGCCACAAGTGGCTCCGGCAATCCCGCAAGCCGGTTTCGGCTTGA
- the rpsD gene encoding 30S ribosomal protein S4 — MTKRLTSKFKLDRRLGENIWGRPKSPVNKRSYGPGQHGQRRKGKPSDFGIQLRAKQKLKGYYGNITEKQFRKVYAEAVRVQGDTGQNLVGLLERRLDAIVYRAKFAPTPFAARQLVNHGHILVNGRRLNIASARIKVGDVIELRQRAKEMAVVLESLGSAERDVPDYLQNDGPTKVTLVRIPTLDEIPYPVRMEPNLVVEFYSR; from the coding sequence ATGACCAAGCGTCTGACTTCGAAATTCAAGCTTGATCGCCGCCTTGGCGAGAACATCTGGGGCCGTCCGAAGAGCCCGGTCAACAAGCGTTCCTACGGTCCGGGCCAGCACGGCCAGCGCCGCAAGGGCAAGCCGTCGGACTTCGGCATTCAGCTGCGCGCCAAGCAGAAGCTGAAGGGCTACTACGGCAACATCACCGAGAAGCAGTTCCGCAAGGTTTACGCTGAAGCCGTGCGCGTGCAGGGCGACACCGGTCAGAACCTCGTCGGCCTCCTGGAGCGCCGCCTGGACGCGATCGTCTACCGCGCCAAGTTCGCCCCGACGCCGTTTGCCGCCCGCCAGCTGGTCAACCATGGCCACATTCTGGTGAACGGCCGCCGCCTGAACATCGCTTCGGCCCGCATCAAGGTCGGCGACGTGATCGAGCTGCGCCAGCGCGCCAAGGAAATGGCCGTGGTGCTGGAATCGCTGGGCTCCGCCGAGCGTGACGTGCCCGACTATCTGCAGAACGACGGCCCGACCAAGGTGACCCTCGTCCGCATTCCGACGCTGGATGAGATCCCCTACCCGGTCCGCATGGAACCGAACCTCGTGGTCGAGTTCTACTCGCGTTAA
- a CDS encoding tetratricopeptide repeat protein, whose amino-acid sequence MRQSDKLASQAADAFNGGDPAKAVALFQNVLRLDPKHRGALNFLSHYTLQSGQFDAAINLLTDLIKLEPGDSNARRMLGEALEMKGQPDAAEKLYRDALVADPANYMAAIYLAILLARHNRMDQAMQIVSLTFQAAPGFIEYGYRPEVFPAASRRVRDADQLLRGYLSAQHRDSAKGSERIMNAVWPQAATKPVEYKQEGQRPWLFYVPDLKAELLHDASGIPGVAGLKDAAEAIIAEATRTFDLEADGEPGAPGLPPQIASSEIRSIFLYRNGERQDALDSLPAAEKALSALPLGRVGDGPADARLVILAAGAERPLVSGQSNAHLTVHLPLVVSEGEAGIEVDGTLHPWVAGTPLVFDDTFEHRLVNRTEAPCLVLTTQVYHPDLSAEDIAAIEASFEARRQWLAKRSFG is encoded by the coding sequence ATGAGACAGTCTGATAAACTCGCTAGCCAAGCCGCGGACGCCTTCAACGGAGGTGATCCCGCCAAAGCCGTCGCCCTGTTCCAGAACGTGCTGCGGCTCGACCCGAAGCACCGTGGGGCGCTCAACTTCCTGTCGCACTACACCCTTCAGTCGGGCCAGTTCGACGCCGCCATCAACCTCCTGACGGACCTCATCAAGCTGGAGCCGGGCGACAGCAACGCCCGCCGCATGCTGGGCGAGGCGCTGGAGATGAAGGGCCAGCCGGACGCCGCCGAGAAGCTGTACCGCGACGCGCTGGTGGCAGACCCCGCCAACTACATGGCGGCCATCTATCTCGCCATCCTGCTGGCGCGGCACAACCGCATGGATCAGGCGATGCAGATCGTCTCCCTCACCTTCCAGGCGGCCCCCGGCTTCATCGAATACGGCTACCGGCCCGAGGTCTTCCCCGCCGCCTCCCGGCGCGTGCGCGATGCCGACCAGCTGCTGCGCGGCTATCTGTCCGCCCAGCACAGGGACAGCGCCAAGGGTTCCGAGCGCATCATGAACGCCGTGTGGCCGCAGGCGGCGACCAAGCCAGTCGAGTACAAACAGGAAGGCCAGCGGCCGTGGCTGTTCTATGTGCCGGACCTGAAGGCCGAGCTGCTCCACGACGCCTCCGGCATCCCCGGCGTTGCCGGGCTGAAGGATGCGGCCGAGGCGATCATCGCCGAGGCCACCCGCACCTTCGATCTTGAGGCGGATGGCGAGCCCGGCGCCCCCGGCCTGCCGCCCCAGATCGCCTCGAGCGAGATCCGCTCCATTTTCCTCTACCGCAACGGCGAGCGCCAGGACGCGCTGGACAGCCTGCCCGCGGCGGAGAAGGCACTCAGCGCCCTGCCGCTCGGCCGCGTGGGCGATGGCCCGGCCGATGCGCGCCTGGTCATCCTGGCCGCAGGGGCCGAGCGCCCGCTGGTCTCCGGCCAGTCCAACGCGCACCTGACCGTGCATCTGCCGCTTGTCGTCAGCGAGGGAGAGGCGGGCATCGAAGTTGACGGCACCCTTCATCCATGGGTTGCGGGCACGCCGCTGGTATTCGACGACACGTTCGAGCACCGGCTGGTCAACCGCACCGAGGCCCCATGCCTGGTGCTAACGACCCAGGTCTATCACCCGGACCTGAGCGCGGAGGACATCGCCGCCATCGAAGCCAGCTTCGAGGCGCGCCGTCAGTGGCTGGCCAAGCGTTCTTTTGGTTGA
- a CDS encoding 2-isopropylmalate synthase — protein MTGNTVKIFDTTLRDGEQSPGCSMNLEEKLRLAAQLEALGVDVIEAGFAIASEGDFEAVTEVARQCQKATVASLSRAALGDIDRAWAAVKGAKFPRIHTFIATSPLHMAVKLRMEPEDVLEAIRASVSHARNLCADVEWSAEDATRSDMDFLARAVEIAINAGATTINLPDTVGYATPETYARMFREIIERVPNSDKAIFSTHCHNDLGLAVANSIAGIQGGARQVECTINGIGERAGNAALEEIVMALRTRHDVLPYSTNIVTQEITRASRMVSAITGFTVQPNKAVVGANAFAHESGIHQDGVLKNKETYEIMTPESVGLTTNNLVMGKHSGRAAFREKLEQLGYRLSDNEFQDAFKRFKALADAKKHVYDEDIVTLVDDETLRAHDRIQLAEVEIYCGSNGQRAIVSLRIDGEEHTAVSKGNGPVDALFAAIRKLVPHEEATLQLYQVHAVTQGTDAQAEVTVRLDENGRTTQGQGADADTLVASARAYVNALNKLMVKRTKQAVDPSEGLRHRA, from the coding sequence ATGACCGGCAATACCGTCAAGATTTTCGATACCACCCTGCGCGATGGCGAGCAGTCCCCCGGCTGCTCCATGAACCTGGAGGAAAAGCTGCGCCTCGCTGCCCAGCTGGAAGCCCTTGGCGTCGACGTGATCGAGGCGGGCTTCGCCATCGCCTCTGAAGGTGATTTCGAAGCGGTGACGGAAGTGGCCCGCCAATGCCAGAAGGCAACGGTCGCCTCCCTCTCCCGCGCCGCGCTCGGCGACATCGACCGGGCCTGGGCCGCCGTCAAAGGCGCGAAGTTCCCGCGCATTCACACCTTCATCGCCACCTCGCCGCTGCACATGGCGGTGAAGCTCCGCATGGAACCCGAAGACGTGCTGGAGGCCATCCGCGCCTCCGTCAGCCACGCGCGCAACCTGTGCGCTGATGTGGAGTGGTCCGCCGAGGACGCCACCCGCTCGGACATGGATTTCCTCGCCCGCGCGGTTGAAATTGCCATCAACGCCGGCGCGACCACCATCAACCTGCCGGACACGGTGGGCTATGCCACACCGGAAACCTATGCCCGCATGTTCCGCGAGATCATCGAGCGCGTGCCGAACAGCGACAAGGCGATCTTCTCCACCCATTGCCACAACGATCTGGGCCTGGCGGTCGCCAATTCCATTGCCGGCATTCAGGGCGGCGCGCGTCAGGTGGAGTGCACCATCAACGGCATTGGCGAGCGGGCAGGCAATGCTGCGCTCGAGGAAATCGTGATGGCGCTGCGGACCCGCCACGATGTGCTGCCCTACTCGACGAACATCGTGACGCAGGAGATTACCCGTGCCTCGCGCATGGTCTCGGCCATCACGGGCTTTACCGTGCAGCCCAACAAGGCCGTGGTGGGCGCAAACGCCTTCGCGCACGAAAGCGGCATCCACCAGGATGGCGTGCTGAAGAACAAGGAAACCTACGAGATCATGACGCCGGAGTCGGTGGGCCTCACCACCAACAACCTCGTCATGGGCAAGCACTCCGGCCGCGCCGCCTTCCGCGAGAAGCTGGAGCAGCTGGGCTACCGCCTCTCCGACAACGAGTTCCAGGATGCCTTCAAGCGCTTCAAGGCGCTGGCCGATGCCAAGAAGCACGTCTACGACGAGGACATCGTCACCCTCGTCGATGACGAGACCCTGCGCGCCCATGATCGCATCCAGCTGGCCGAGGTCGAGATCTATTGCGGCTCCAACGGCCAGCGCGCCATCGTGAGCCTCCGCATCGATGGGGAGGAGCACACCGCCGTCTCCAAGGGCAACGGCCCGGTCGATGCTCTGTTCGCCGCCATCCGCAAGCTGGTGCCGCACGAGGAAGCAACCCTGCAGCTCTATCAGGTGCATGCGGTCACGCAGGGAACCGACGCGCAGGCCGAAGTGACCGTGCGTTTGGATGAAAACGGGCGTACAACCCAGGGCCAGGGCGCTGATGCCGATACGCTGGTCGCCAGCGCGCGGGCCTATGTGAATGCGCTCAACAAGCTGATGGTCAAGCGCACCAAGCAGGCGGTTGACCCGAGCGAGGGTTTGCGCCATCGCGCCTGA
- the map gene encoding type I methionyl aminopeptidase: MTVEDERQLAGLRRSGALVRDILRAMLNEAKPGVTGLELDRMAQDMMDRAGARSAPRAAYNFPGATCISIEGVAAHGIPDARPLREGDLINIDVSLELDGYWTDSGASMVVGNQPTKDQAKLLDATKRAMTKGIYAAKAGQPINEIGKRVEAEAKAAGFKVCSTLTGHGVGRHIHEEPTVWNHYVRSARQRLTEGLVITVEPFLTPGNAKIVEADDGWSLYPADLAPMAQFEHTIVVTRGAPIIVTA, encoded by the coding sequence GTGACGGTTGAAGACGAACGCCAGCTCGCTGGCCTGAGGCGCTCAGGCGCCCTGGTGCGCGATATCCTCCGCGCCATGCTGAACGAAGCGAAGCCCGGCGTTACTGGCCTGGAACTCGACCGAATGGCACAGGACATGATGGACCGCGCCGGGGCCCGCTCCGCCCCGCGCGCGGCCTACAACTTTCCCGGCGCAACCTGCATCTCCATCGAGGGCGTAGCCGCCCATGGCATTCCCGATGCCCGCCCTTTGCGTGAAGGCGACCTCATCAACATCGACGTGTCGCTGGAGCTGGACGGCTACTGGACCGACAGCGGCGCTTCCATGGTGGTTGGCAACCAACCCACCAAGGATCAGGCCAAGCTGCTGGACGCCACCAAGCGGGCCATGACCAAGGGCATCTATGCCGCCAAGGCTGGTCAGCCGATCAACGAGATCGGCAAGCGCGTCGAGGCTGAGGCCAAGGCCGCCGGCTTCAAAGTGTGCAGCACGCTGACCGGCCATGGCGTCGGCCGCCACATCCATGAAGAGCCCACGGTGTGGAACCACTATGTCCGCAGCGCGCGTCAAAGGCTGACCGAAGGGCTGGTCATCACGGTCGAGCCGTTCCTCACCCCCGGCAACGCCAAGATCGTGGAAGCGGACGACGGCTGGTCGCTTTATCCTGCCGACCTCGCCCCCATGGCCCAGTTCGAGCACACCATCGTCGTCACCCGCGGCGCGCCGATTATCGTGACGGCCTGA
- a CDS encoding GNAT family N-acetyltransferase: MLKPIEQQRVDSLPSQLKTFRLIAHRIGPEDFENLRLLHRNPVVMRTLSPTGEPWSEEETSAMIARAMENWEIHGYGLWLFELDYTHTFIGYCGLKPEVFDGEECAELRYAVRASQWGQGYGTEMARAVLYPRNIAAVRVPIVSTISVGDEPGRKVLEKLGFKYDRNIIRSGRPHELFRLSR; this comes from the coding sequence ATGTTAAAGCCGATTGAACAGCAGCGTGTCGATTCTCTTCCCAGCCAGCTGAAGACGTTTCGGCTGATCGCCCATCGCATCGGGCCTGAGGATTTCGAGAATCTGCGCCTGCTGCACCGCAATCCGGTGGTTATGCGGACCCTGTCTCCCACGGGCGAGCCGTGGTCGGAGGAGGAAACCTCCGCCATGATCGCGCGGGCCATGGAGAACTGGGAGATCCACGGCTACGGCCTCTGGCTGTTCGAGCTGGACTACACCCATACCTTCATCGGCTACTGCGGGCTGAAGCCGGAGGTGTTCGACGGCGAGGAGTGCGCCGAGCTGCGCTATGCCGTGCGCGCTTCTCAATGGGGGCAGGGCTACGGCACCGAGATGGCGCGGGCCGTGCTCTATCCGCGCAACATCGCCGCTGTGCGGGTGCCCATCGTCAGCACGATTTCAGTCGGGGATGAGCCCGGCCGCAAGGTGCTGGAGAAGCTGGGCTTCAAGTACGACAGGAACATTATCCGCTCGGGCCGTCCGCACGAGCTGTTCCGCCTGTCGCGCTGA
- a CDS encoding TerC family protein: protein MHELLSGALGQLWLGTPIWMWLAFLGIVIALLALDLGVVHREQREIGVRESLMLSGVYIALGLAFGGGVWWLLGPEAGAAYVTGFVVEKSLAMDNVFVIAMIFSYFAIPRLYQHRVLFWGILGVIVLRGIMIGAGATLVAEFSWLLYVFAAFLVFTGIKMWLSAEEDYSVGDSRVLRFVRRHVRVTETLHGDHFWVRQVDPKTGRRALYMTPLMLTLLMVEFADVIFAVDSVPAIFAITTDPFIVYTSNIFAILGLRALYFALAAMVHRFHYLKYALSVLLVFIGSKIFIADLVDMPGGKFPPAWSLGISFAILGAGVAYSLWKTRNETHAVP, encoded by the coding sequence ATGCACGAGTTGCTTTCCGGCGCGCTTGGCCAGCTCTGGCTCGGCACGCCCATCTGGATGTGGCTTGCGTTTCTGGGAATTGTCATCGCGCTTCTTGCGCTCGATCTCGGCGTTGTGCACCGGGAACAGCGGGAGATCGGCGTTCGGGAGAGCCTGATGCTCTCCGGCGTCTATATCGCCCTTGGCCTTGCCTTCGGCGGCGGCGTCTGGTGGCTGTTGGGGCCGGAGGCGGGCGCGGCCTACGTTACCGGCTTCGTGGTGGAGAAAAGCCTGGCGATGGACAACGTGTTCGTCATCGCCATGATCTTCAGCTACTTCGCCATTCCGCGCCTTTATCAGCACCGGGTGCTGTTCTGGGGCATCCTCGGCGTCATCGTGCTGCGCGGCATCATGATCGGCGCGGGCGCGACGCTGGTGGCCGAGTTCAGTTGGCTGCTCTACGTGTTCGCGGCCTTCCTTGTCTTCACCGGTATCAAGATGTGGCTGTCGGCGGAGGAGGACTATTCGGTGGGGGACTCGCGCGTGCTGCGCTTCGTCCGCCGCCATGTGCGCGTTACGGAAACCCTGCACGGCGACCACTTCTGGGTACGGCAGGTTGATCCTAAAACCGGCAGGCGCGCGCTCTACATGACGCCGCTGATGCTGACGCTGCTGATGGTCGAGTTCGCAGACGTAATCTTTGCGGTCGATTCCGTGCCGGCGATCTTCGCCATCACCACCGACCCGTTCATCGTCTACACCTCGAACATCTTCGCCATCCTTGGCCTGCGCGCGCTTTACTTTGCGTTGGCCGCCATGGTGCACCGCTTCCATTACCTGAAGTATGCGCTGAGCGTGCTCCTGGTGTTCATCGGCTCGAAGATTTTCATAGCCGATCTGGTCGACATGCCCGGCGGCAAGTTCCCGCCCGCCTGGTCGCTGGGCATCAGCTTTGCGATTCTGGGCGCGGGTGTCGCCTACTCGTTGTGGAAAACGCGGAACGAGACGCACGCCGTACCCTGA
- a CDS encoding PA0069 family radical SAM protein yields the protein MTVTRGRAATNNRASQRFGLPDRELDGDWLDAEGAEIDRWGDELPPLATTITIETPRTILTRNQSPDLPFDRSVNAYRGCEHGCIYCYARPTHAYMDLSPGLDFETKLFAKPDAAALLEKELGKRGYVPSPIAMGTNTDPYQPIEKRFAITRSLLEVMERTGHPVTITTKNFGVTRDIDLLARLAARELVVVNISVTTLDHRLARAMEPRASTPKRRLEAIRLLAQADVPVNLFLSPLIPGLTDHEIERIVEAGAEAGARGASSILLRLPWEVAGLFEEWLEANVPDRAGRVMSLLRQSRDGKANDPRFGMRMIGDGPYAQMLRARFHAACKRHGLNRDRYALSVTHFRPPEGPQLSLF from the coding sequence ATGACGGTGACTCGTGGACGGGCGGCGACGAACAACCGGGCAAGCCAGCGCTTTGGCCTGCCCGACCGGGAGCTTGATGGCGACTGGCTGGATGCGGAAGGAGCCGAAATCGACCGCTGGGGCGATGAGCTGCCACCACTGGCAACAACCATTACCATCGAGACGCCCCGCACCATTCTTACCCGCAACCAGAGCCCGGACCTGCCGTTCGACCGCTCGGTGAACGCCTACAGAGGCTGCGAGCACGGGTGCATCTACTGCTACGCCCGGCCCACCCATGCGTACATGGACCTCTCGCCGGGGCTGGATTTTGAGACGAAACTGTTTGCCAAGCCGGATGCTGCAGCACTCCTCGAAAAGGAACTGGGCAAGCGGGGCTATGTGCCCTCTCCCATCGCCATGGGCACCAACACCGACCCCTACCAGCCCATCGAGAAGCGGTTCGCCATCACCCGAAGTCTCCTGGAAGTAATGGAGCGCACCGGGCACCCGGTCACCATCACCACCAAGAACTTCGGCGTCACGCGGGACATCGATCTCCTGGCGAGGCTGGCGGCGCGTGAGCTGGTGGTCGTCAACATCTCCGTCACCACGCTCGACCACCGCCTCGCCCGCGCCATGGAGCCACGCGCCTCAACCCCGAAGCGGCGGCTGGAAGCCATTCGCCTGCTTGCCCAAGCGGACGTGCCGGTGAACCTGTTCCTCTCCCCGCTCATTCCGGGCCTCACCGACCACGAGATCGAGCGCATCGTGGAGGCAGGCGCTGAGGCCGGGGCGCGGGGCGCCTCCTCCATCCTCCTGCGTCTGCCATGGGAAGTGGCCGGGCTGTTCGAGGAATGGCTGGAGGCAAACGTGCCGGACCGGGCGGGTCGCGTCATGTCGCTGCTGCGCCAGAGCCGGGACGGCAAGGCCAACGACCCGCGCTTCGGCATGCGGATGATCGGCGATGGTCCCTACGCCCAAATGCTGCGCGCCCGCTTCCATGCCGCCTGCAAGCGTCATGGTCTCAACCGGGACCGCTACGCCCTGTCAGTGACCCACTTCCGGCCACCCGAGGGGCCGCAACTCTCCCTGTTCTAA
- a CDS encoding VOC family protein gives MHVPQGFGVVTPYIFVDDADRYVAFLVSALGGIEVGRSTMPDGRIANCQVRFGSTTVMVSEASEQFPASKAAFYLYVENADAAMARAVTGGAEAIMDVADMPYDDRQGGVRDPAGNIWWISQRLTDRPYF, from the coding sequence ATGCATGTGCCACAGGGGTTTGGCGTGGTGACGCCTTACATATTCGTTGACGATGCAGACCGTTACGTTGCTTTTCTCGTGTCCGCGCTTGGTGGCATTGAGGTCGGGCGCAGCACGATGCCGGATGGGCGCATCGCCAACTGCCAGGTACGGTTCGGCTCGACCACTGTGATGGTGAGCGAGGCGTCGGAGCAGTTTCCGGCCAGCAAGGCGGCCTTCTACCTCTATGTGGAGAATGCCGATGCCGCCATGGCCCGGGCTGTGACCGGCGGGGCGGAGGCGATCATGGATGTGGCCGACATGCCCTACGATGACCGCCAGGGCGGCGTGCGCGACCCGGCCGGCAACATCTGGTGGATTTCGCAGCGCCTGACCGACCGGCCCTATTTCTGA
- a CDS encoding energy transducer TonB, which translates to MSLVSSHTLQTFACALSALALTTGTMLVTTATPAHAETPQTAHEWVQHTQAQLNKAIHYPQFALRKGEQGIVRLSATVMPNGTLQDVSVARSAGIRSLDHAALRAIEKMDPLPPVPGATAPRNIVLQVGFGIAASPSKEAELVEAFQEVPATAFAEATPKQP; encoded by the coding sequence ATGTCCCTCGTTTCGTCCCACACCCTGCAGACCTTTGCCTGCGCTCTTTCCGCTCTGGCCCTGACGACGGGCACCATGCTGGTAACCACCGCGACCCCGGCGCACGCCGAAACGCCGCAAACCGCCCATGAGTGGGTTCAGCACACCCAGGCGCAGCTGAACAAGGCCATCCACTATCCCCAGTTCGCCCTCCGCAAGGGTGAGCAGGGCATCGTTCGCCTCTCGGCCACCGTCATGCCGAACGGCACGCTCCAGGACGTCTCCGTCGCCCGTTCGGCGGGCATCCGCTCGCTCGATCACGCCGCGCTGCGGGCGATCGAGAAGATGGACCCGCTGCCGCCGGTGCCGGGCGCGACGGCTCCTCGCAACATCGTTCTCCAGGTCGGTTTCGGCATTGCCGCCTCGCCAAGCAAGGAAGCCGAACTGGTCGAAGCCTTTCAGGAAGTTCCGGCAACCGCCTTTGCAGAGGCAACGCCGAAACAGCCCTGA
- a CDS encoding ribonuclease HII, with translation MAKILPTLELELAHAATCGGLVAGIDEAGRGPLAGPVIAAAVVLDPNRIPVGIADSKALARAKREALLEELLLAAHVGIGEASADEIDQINILQATLLAMRRAVEALPVRPAVALVDGNRAPKLPIPCQTVVKGDATCLSIAAASIVAKVTRDRIMDRLALEHPGFGWERNAGYGTAEHLAALRQIGPTPHHRRSFAPVRELFEQEVAG, from the coding sequence ATGGCGAAGATCTTGCCCACGCTGGAACTGGAACTGGCTCACGCCGCCACCTGCGGCGGCCTCGTGGCAGGCATCGACGAGGCCGGGCGCGGCCCGCTGGCCGGCCCGGTGATCGCGGCGGCGGTGGTGCTCGACCCCAATCGCATCCCTGTAGGCATTGCGGATTCCAAGGCCCTCGCCCGGGCAAAGCGCGAGGCGCTGCTGGAGGAGCTGCTGCTGGCAGCGCACGTGGGCATCGGCGAGGCCAGCGCGGACGAGATCGACCAGATCAACATTCTGCAAGCCACCCTGCTCGCCATGCGCCGGGCCGTGGAAGCCCTGCCGGTGCGCCCGGCCGTCGCGCTGGTGGACGGCAACCGCGCCCCCAAGCTGCCCATCCCCTGCCAGACGGTGGTGAAGGGCGATGCCACCTGCCTCTCCATCGCTGCCGCCAGCATCGTCGCCAAGGTGACGCGCGACCGGATTATGGACCGGCTGGCGCTCGAGCACCCAGGCTTCGGGTGGGAACGCAACGCCGGTTACGGCACCGCCGAACACCTCGCCGCACTGCGGCAAATCGGCCCGACGCCCCATCACCGGCGCTCCTTTGCCCCTGTTCGGGAACTCTTCGAGCAAGAAGTTGCCGGGTGA
- a CDS encoding entericidin A/B family lipoprotein — MTVLIRLMVLSALSLGAVACNTVQGAGEDIESVGKEGEDVINNDK; from the coding sequence ATGACCGTACTCATCCGGCTTATGGTGCTGTCCGCTCTGTCTCTCGGAGCGGTTGCGTGCAACACGGTTCAGGGCGCGGGCGAGGACATCGAGTCCGTCGGCAAAGAGGGCGAGGACGTCATCAACAACGACAAGTAA
- a CDS encoding entericidin A/B family lipoprotein, translated as MRKFVVAAVLACVALGAAGCNTVKGLGRDLESVGQTGEDVINGR; from the coding sequence ATGAGGAAGTTTGTAGTGGCCGCCGTGCTGGCGTGCGTGGCGTTGGGCGCTGCCGGCTGCAACACCGTGAAGGGGCTGGGCCGGGATCTCGAATCCGTCGGCCAGACCGGCGAGGATGTAATCAACGGCCGGTGA
- the mutY gene encoding A/G-specific adenine glycosylase: MSVQILDAVPDAALSLLDWYDAHARVLPWRAPPDAQSSGALPPDPYGVWLSEIMLQQTTVAAVIPYYERFLSRWPTVRHLAEAPLDDVLHAWAGLGYYARARNLHACAQTLVREHGGRFPETEAELLKLPGIGAYTAAAIASIAFGQRAVVVDGNVERVVSRLFAVEEALPAAKPRLRDLADRLTPSLRPGDYAQAMMDLGATVCTPRSPSCGACPLAQGCAARASGTPERWPLKAPKAEKPTRHGLVFWLEAEGHVLLRRRPPRGLLGGLPEIPSSEWTGTPVGGGWHLMDQAPIEVDWQLLPGGVRHTFTHFHLELTIARGLLPRRINPVEGFWHPVEAIETAGLPTVMAKAARHALTPRLV, encoded by the coding sequence ATGTCCGTCCAGATCCTTGATGCTGTTCCCGACGCAGCCCTGTCACTGCTCGACTGGTATGATGCCCACGCCCGCGTGCTGCCGTGGCGTGCGCCGCCCGATGCCCAGTCGTCTGGGGCCTTGCCGCCCGACCCCTATGGCGTGTGGCTGTCCGAGATCATGTTGCAGCAGACGACCGTCGCTGCCGTCATTCCCTATTACGAGCGGTTCCTCAGCCGCTGGCCCACCGTGCGCCATCTGGCCGAGGCGCCGCTCGATGACGTGCTGCACGCCTGGGCGGGGCTCGGCTACTACGCCCGCGCCCGTAATCTGCACGCCTGCGCGCAAACGCTGGTGCGGGAGCACGGCGGCCGCTTCCCCGAGACGGAGGCGGAGCTGCTCAAGCTTCCCGGCATCGGGGCCTATACGGCGGCGGCCATCGCCAGCATTGCCTTTGGCCAGCGCGCGGTGGTGGTCGACGGCAATGTGGAGCGCGTCGTCTCCCGCCTGTTCGCGGTGGAAGAAGCCTTGCCCGCCGCCAAGCCCCGGCTGCGGGACTTGGCGGACAGGCTGACGCCCTCGCTCCGGCCCGGCGACTATGCCCAGGCGATGATGGATCTGGGCGCGACCGTCTGCACGCCGCGCTCGCCCTCCTGCGGGGCCTGCCCGCTGGCGCAAGGATGCGCGGCGCGCGCCTCCGGCACGCCTGAGCGCTGGCCGCTGAAAGCCCCTAAGGCGGAAAAGCCCACTCGCCACGGCCTTGTCTTCTGGCTGGAGGCGGAGGGGCATGTGTTGCTGCGCCGTCGCCCTCCCAGGGGCCTGCTCGGCGGCCTGCCGGAAATCCCCTCGTCCGAGTGGACCGGAACTCCGGTCGGCGGTGGCTGGCACCTTATGGATCAGGCGCCCATCGAGGTGGATTGGCAGCTTCTCCCCGGCGGAGTGCGCCACACCTTCACCCATTTTCATCTGGAGTTGACCATTGCACGGGGGCTGCTGCCCCGCCGCATCAACCCGGTCGAGGGGTTCTGGCACCCGGTCGAGGCCATCGAGACGGCGGGCCTGCCAACGGTGATGGCCAAGGCGGCTCGGCACGCGCTGACGCCCCGGCTTGTCTAG